In Sphingomonas sp. G-3-2-10, a single window of DNA contains:
- the trbE gene encoding conjugal transfer protein TrbE, giving the protein MMFLREYRARGATLADFLPWAALIAPGVVLNKDGSFQRTAAIRGPDLDSATPSELVATAGRLNSALRRLGSGWAIFVEAQRVPARDYPQDAFPDPASALVERERREQFAEEGAHFESAYFLTLQWMPPAEDAARAEGWLYEGRARSGVDPNELLANFVDRSARLLQLLEGFLPDTGWLDDGATLTYLHSTISTKRQRVRVPETPMYLDAILADEPLIGGLEPRLGSQHLRTLTVTGFPSATFPGLLDDLNRLAFPYRWVTRAITLDKTDATKLLGRIRRQWFAKRKSIAAILKEVMTNEASVLVDSDASNKAADADLALQELGSDIVGQAYVTATVSVWDSDPGLAAEKLRLVEKVVQGRDFTVIAEGMNAVEAWLGSLPGHVYANVRQPPISTLNLAHMVPLSAVWAGPERDDHFDAAPLFFARTEGSTPFRFSLHVGDVGHTLIVGPTGAGKSVLLALMAMQFRRYENAQIFAFDFGGSIRAAALAMGGDWQDLGHAPQDETADGVRLQPLARIDDMAERSWAAEWLAAIFAAEGLPLDPQAKEHLWAALNSLASAPAAERTLTGLAVLLQSQQLKQALGPYCIGGPHGQLLDAESEHLGEARVQAFETEGLVGSAAAPAVLSYLFHRIEAHLTGAPTMIIIDEGWLVLDSPAFASQLREWLKTLRKKNASVVFATQSLADIETSAIAPAIVESCPTRIFLPNERAFEPQIAAIYRRFGLNDRQIEILARATPKRDYYCQSRRGNRLFDLGLGEVALAFAAASSRTDQRRIAELLEAHGRAGFAAAWLRARGLDWAADLLPLTAQE; this is encoded by the coding sequence ATGATGTTTCTCCGCGAATATCGTGCGCGCGGCGCGACCCTTGCCGATTTCCTGCCCTGGGCCGCGCTGATCGCACCAGGCGTCGTGCTCAACAAGGATGGGTCCTTCCAGCGCACCGCTGCGATCCGCGGTCCCGATCTGGATTCGGCGACCCCCTCGGAACTCGTCGCCACCGCCGGACGGCTCAACAGTGCCTTGCGTCGGCTCGGTTCCGGCTGGGCAATCTTCGTCGAGGCGCAACGCGTGCCCGCCCGGGACTATCCGCAGGACGCGTTTCCCGACCCGGCATCTGCGCTGGTCGAACGCGAACGCCGCGAGCAGTTTGCGGAGGAAGGCGCGCATTTCGAAAGCGCCTATTTCCTGACGCTGCAATGGATGCCGCCCGCCGAGGACGCCGCGCGCGCCGAAGGCTGGCTCTACGAGGGACGCGCGCGAAGTGGCGTCGATCCAAACGAGCTGCTCGCCAATTTCGTCGATCGCAGCGCGCGGCTGCTGCAGCTGCTCGAAGGTTTCCTGCCCGACACCGGCTGGCTCGATGACGGCGCGACGCTGACCTACCTGCACTCGACGATATCGACCAAGCGCCAGCGGGTCCGCGTACCCGAGACGCCGATGTATCTGGACGCGATCCTCGCGGACGAGCCTTTGATCGGCGGCCTCGAACCGCGCCTGGGCAGCCAGCATTTGCGGACCCTGACTGTCACCGGCTTTCCAAGCGCGACCTTTCCGGGGCTGCTGGACGATCTCAACCGGCTGGCCTTCCCGTACCGCTGGGTCACCCGCGCGATCACGCTCGACAAGACCGACGCGACCAAGCTGCTCGGCCGCATCCGCCGCCAGTGGTTCGCCAAGCGAAAGTCGATTGCGGCGATCCTGAAGGAGGTGATGACCAACGAGGCGTCGGTGCTGGTCGACAGCGATGCATCGAACAAGGCGGCCGATGCCGACCTCGCCCTCCAGGAGCTGGGTAGCGACATTGTCGGCCAGGCCTATGTCACCGCCACGGTCAGCGTCTGGGACAGTGATCCCGGTCTCGCGGCCGAGAAGCTCCGCTTGGTCGAGAAAGTCGTGCAGGGGCGCGACTTCACCGTAATCGCCGAAGGCATGAACGCAGTCGAAGCGTGGCTTGGAAGCTTGCCCGGCCATGTTTACGCGAACGTCCGCCAGCCGCCGATCTCGACGCTCAACCTCGCGCATATGGTGCCGCTCTCAGCGGTCTGGGCTGGCCCTGAGCGCGACGACCATTTCGACGCGGCGCCGCTCTTTTTCGCGCGCACCGAAGGTTCGACGCCGTTCCGCTTCTCGCTCCATGTTGGCGATGTCGGCCACACGCTGATCGTCGGCCCGACCGGTGCGGGCAAGTCAGTGCTGCTGGCCCTGATGGCGATGCAGTTCCGCAGATACGAGAATGCGCAGATTTTCGCGTTCGATTTCGGCGGGTCGATCCGCGCCGCCGCGCTGGCGATGGGCGGCGACTGGCAGGATCTCGGGCATGCGCCGCAGGACGAGACTGCGGACGGCGTCCGGCTCCAGCCGCTCGCCCGGATAGACGATATGGCCGAGCGCAGCTGGGCCGCCGAGTGGCTTGCCGCGATCTTCGCCGCGGAAGGATTGCCGCTCGACCCGCAGGCCAAGGAGCATCTCTGGGCCGCGTTGAACTCGCTGGCCTCCGCGCCGGCGGCCGAGCGGACCCTGACTGGTCTTGCGGTGCTGCTCCAGTCGCAGCAGCTCAAGCAGGCGCTCGGACCTTACTGCATTGGCGGGCCGCATGGCCAGCTGCTCGATGCCGAGTCTGAGCATCTCGGCGAGGCGCGCGTACAGGCCTTCGAGACCGAGGGCCTGGTCGGGAGTGCTGCGGCGCCTGCCGTGCTTTCCTACTTGTTCCACCGCATCGAGGCCCATCTCACCGGCGCGCCGACGATGATCATCATCGACGAAGGCTGGCTCGTTCTCGACAGCCCGGCCTTTGCAAGCCAGCTGCGCGAATGGCTCAAGACGCTGCGCAAGAAGAATGCGAGCGTCGTATTCGCGACCCAGAGCCTCGCCGACATTGAAACCTCGGCGATCGCCCCGGCGATCGTCGAAAGCTGCCCGACCCGCATCTTCCTCCCCAACGAGCGGGCGTTTGAGCCGCAGATTGCCGCCATCTATCGGCGCTTCGGTCTGAACGATCGCCAGATCGAGATCCTCGCCCGGGCCACCCCCAAGCGCGACTATTACTGTCAGTCGCGCCGCGGCAACCGCCTGTTCGATCTTGGATTGGGCGAGGTCGCGCTCGCCTTCGCGGCCGCTTCGTCGCGCACCGACCAGCGCCGCATCGCCGAACTTCTCGAAGCCCATGGCCGCGCCGGCTTCGCCGCCGCGTGGCTGCGCGCCCGCGGTCTCGATTGGGCCGCGGATCTTCTCCCCCTCACTGCCCAGGAGTAA
- a CDS encoding VirB3 family type IV secretion system protein encodes METLDPGAAIPGYTAPVHRALTEQILLGGAPRSVAIVNGTLAGAVGLGLRLWLVGLLIWAVGHAAAVWAARRDPQFLEVGRRHMRYPAFLRA; translated from the coding sequence ATGGAAACCCTCGATCCCGGCGCGGCAATTCCCGGCTATACCGCACCCGTTCACCGTGCGCTGACAGAGCAGATCCTGCTCGGCGGCGCGCCGCGCTCGGTCGCGATCGTCAACGGCACGCTTGCCGGCGCGGTCGGCCTGGGCCTGCGCCTCTGGCTGGTCGGACTGCTCATCTGGGCGGTCGGCCACGCCGCCGCCGTCTGGGCTGCGCGCCGGGATCCCCAGTTCCTCGAAGTCGGGCGGCGCCACATGCGCTACCCCGCCTTCCTGCGCGCGTGA
- a CDS encoding TrbC/VirB2 family protein — translation MNISLSAARTRAAAFTTCALVALTAGPAQASGSSMPWESPLQSILESIEGPVAKIIAVIIIIVTGLTLAFGETSGGFRRLIQIVFGLSIAFAASSFFLSFFSFGGGALI, via the coding sequence ATGAACATCTCGCTTTCCGCTGCCCGCACCCGCGCGGCGGCTTTCACCACCTGTGCACTGGTCGCGCTTACTGCCGGCCCAGCCCAAGCCTCGGGATCGTCGATGCCCTGGGAGAGTCCGCTCCAGTCGATCCTCGAGAGCATCGAGGGGCCGGTCGCCAAGATCATCGCCGTGATCATCATCATCGTGACCGGGCTGACGCTGGCGTTCGGCGAGACTTCGGGCGGGTTTCGCCGCCTCATTCAGATCGTGTTCGGGCTGTCGATTGCCTTCGCCGCCAGCTCCTTTTTCCTCAGCTTCTTCAGCTTCGGCGGCGGGGCGCTGATCTGA
- the trbB gene encoding P-type conjugative transfer ATPase TrbB, with the protein MTATPARSEASRRGARMLRTALGSAIAVWLDDPEIVEVMLNPDGRLWVDRLGTGLADTGETVSAADGERIIRLVAHHVGAEVHARSPRVSAELPESGERFEGLLPPVVTAPAFAIRKPAVAVFTLDDYVGSGIISPAQCASLRAAVVGRENILVAGGTGTGKTTLTNALLAEIAGSSDRIVIIEDTRELQCTAPNLVAMRTKEGIATLSDLVRSSLRLRPDRIPIGEVRGAEALDLLKAWGTGHPGGIGTIHAGTALGALRRLEQLIQEAVTTVPRPLIAETIGLIAVLVRDGAGRRLAELARVEGLDASGEYRLHFLTNGESA; encoded by the coding sequence GTGACCGCAACGCCAGCCCGATCGGAAGCCTCGCGCCGGGGTGCGCGCATGCTGCGGACAGCGCTCGGCTCCGCGATCGCCGTCTGGCTGGACGATCCCGAAATCGTTGAGGTCATGCTCAACCCCGACGGCCGGCTATGGGTCGACCGGCTTGGCACGGGACTCGCCGACACCGGCGAAACCGTGTCCGCTGCCGACGGCGAACGGATCATCCGCCTCGTCGCCCATCATGTCGGCGCGGAAGTCCATGCGCGCTCCCCTCGGGTATCGGCCGAGCTTCCTGAATCGGGAGAGCGCTTCGAAGGCTTGCTGCCTCCGGTGGTCACGGCGCCGGCCTTCGCGATCCGCAAGCCTGCGGTCGCGGTCTTCACGCTCGACGATTATGTCGGCTCTGGGATCATCTCGCCCGCGCAATGCGCGTCCCTTCGAGCCGCAGTTGTCGGCCGCGAGAACATCCTGGTCGCCGGGGGCACCGGCACCGGCAAGACCACACTCACAAATGCTCTGCTCGCCGAAATCGCCGGATCCAGCGACCGCATCGTCATCATCGAGGACACGCGCGAGCTGCAGTGTACCGCGCCGAATCTCGTCGCGATGCGGACGAAGGAAGGCATTGCGACACTCTCGGACCTTGTGCGCTCGTCGCTGCGCCTCCGACCTGACCGCATCCCGATCGGCGAGGTCCGCGGCGCCGAGGCGCTCGACCTCCTCAAGGCATGGGGCACCGGGCACCCCGGCGGCATCGGGACGATTCATGCCGGCACCGCGCTGGGCGCTCTGCGCCGCCTCGAGCAGCTGATTCAGGAAGCCGTCACCACTGTGCCTCGCCCGCTGATCGCCGAGACCATCGGCCTGATCGCGGTGCTGGTCCGCGATGGCGCCGGTCGCCGTCTCGCCGAACTTGCCCGCGTCGAAGGCCTCGATGCCTCCGGCGAATACCGCCTTCACTTCCTGACCAACGGAGAGTCCGCATGA
- a CDS encoding TolC family protein, translating into MYRIIAALLAAASCASVAQAQTAPPVEAREVTTLSQALTLAGVASPNVEAAEAGVSAAEQGRTVAGLRPNPSVSVEVENFAGTGPYRGVGESETTVGFALPLELGGKRGARVGVANARLDRARLETAVTAADVRLRVTQAYIVAVAAERRLIVAREQLRIAEEAVRVASDRVMVGATSPIDEQRAQVQLVNARTEVQRAERTVAVTRSNLERLIGQPIVGDLDQAWFDRTGTYGPTAPVNVENTLSYAVASADFTIADAGVRLARSQRIPDLTLSAGTRRIESSNSQAMVVGVSIPLPLFNRGTASVSQATAERSQADARRRGIRLDADAAIADATADRDNAAAAVLASGPALEAAIESARIARVGYGEGKFDQLVLIDAERTLLQTRTALIDALAAYHDAEARLERLTAPAPSLTGDTQ; encoded by the coding sequence ATGTATCGTATCATCGCGGCGCTGCTCGCCGCGGCGTCCTGCGCAAGTGTTGCGCAGGCGCAAACCGCACCGCCCGTCGAGGCGCGTGAGGTAACAACACTGAGTCAAGCGCTCACGCTCGCCGGCGTGGCGTCCCCCAATGTAGAAGCCGCCGAAGCCGGCGTCAGTGCCGCCGAGCAAGGCAGGACCGTCGCCGGGCTGCGCCCCAACCCGTCGGTGTCGGTCGAGGTGGAGAATTTCGCCGGAACCGGCCCCTATCGCGGGGTCGGCGAGTCAGAGACGACGGTCGGCTTCGCCTTGCCGCTCGAACTGGGCGGCAAGCGTGGCGCGCGCGTCGGCGTCGCAAATGCCCGGCTCGACCGGGCGCGCCTCGAAACGGCAGTCACCGCTGCCGACGTCCGCTTGCGCGTTACGCAAGCGTATATCGTGGCAGTCGCGGCCGAGCGGCGGCTGATCGTCGCGCGCGAGCAACTCCGCATCGCGGAAGAGGCGGTGCGCGTCGCCTCCGACCGGGTAATGGTAGGCGCAACCTCTCCGATCGACGAGCAGCGTGCCCAGGTGCAACTCGTCAACGCCCGCACCGAAGTGCAGCGTGCGGAGCGCACCGTCGCGGTGACCAGGAGCAATCTTGAAAGGTTGATCGGCCAGCCGATCGTCGGCGATCTCGACCAGGCCTGGTTCGATCGAACCGGCACGTACGGGCCGACGGCACCGGTCAATGTCGAGAATACGCTGTCCTACGCCGTGGCAAGCGCGGACTTCACGATCGCGGACGCTGGTGTCCGGCTTGCCCGAAGCCAGCGCATTCCCGACCTGACGCTCAGCGCCGGCACGCGCCGGATCGAAAGCAGCAACAGCCAGGCGATGGTCGTCGGGGTGTCGATCCCCCTGCCACTGTTCAACCGAGGAACCGCGAGCGTGTCGCAGGCAACTGCCGAACGCTCCCAGGCGGACGCCCGGCGGCGGGGCATTCGCCTCGATGCCGATGCGGCAATCGCGGACGCTACCGCGGACCGCGACAATGCAGCGGCAGCGGTTCTTGCCTCCGGCCCTGCGCTCGAGGCCGCGATCGAGTCCGCGCGTATTGCGCGGGTTGGCTATGGCGAGGGCAAGTTCGACCAGCTCGTCCTGATCGATGCCGAGCGCACCCTCCTGCAGACCCGAACCGCGCTGATCGATGCGCTCGCAGCCTATCATGATGCCGAAGCTCGCCTCGAGCGCCTCACGGCGCCGGCACCTTCGCTTACCGGAGACACGCAATGA
- a CDS encoding efflux RND transporter periplasmic adaptor subunit: MNFKDKRLLGGAAGAVLLAGVAGFTIARVTGDAPPPATENAAAPAKEDHGGEAEGLTMSDEAIKSAGIQTETIQAGGLGAEIVAQATVKASPNGEAIVTARAGGAVTRVFKRLGDPVRAGETLAIVESRDAAGIAAERTVANSRVELARKNLARESYLVRQRVSARVDLERAEADYAAAQAEARRAQVSAGAARITSDGRGVIVSSPISGRVTISTVTLGAFVQPETELFRVADPRLIQVEAAINPTDAGRLSAGDAAIVELPDGRTVNAKVRAVTPSVSGETRAATAVLDVDGTLQPGLAVRVRIRPSRGDISTSIVVPEEAVQSVEGRDVVFVRTATGFKAVPVTTGRRSSGRVEILTGLTAGQTIATRQAFVLKAEAGKGAEEH, translated from the coding sequence ATGAATTTCAAAGACAAGCGCCTCCTCGGGGGGGCGGCAGGTGCCGTACTGCTCGCGGGCGTCGCAGGCTTCACCATCGCCCGGGTGACCGGGGATGCCCCGCCACCGGCGACCGAAAATGCGGCGGCGCCCGCGAAGGAAGACCATGGTGGTGAGGCCGAAGGCCTCACGATGAGTGACGAAGCGATCAAGAGCGCGGGCATTCAGACCGAGACCATCCAGGCGGGTGGCCTCGGCGCCGAGATCGTGGCGCAGGCAACGGTCAAGGCATCGCCCAATGGCGAGGCGATCGTGACGGCACGCGCGGGCGGTGCGGTTACTCGCGTGTTCAAGCGTCTGGGCGACCCGGTGCGCGCAGGCGAGACCTTGGCGATCGTGGAAAGCCGCGACGCAGCAGGGATCGCCGCCGAGCGAACCGTGGCAAATTCCAGAGTGGAATTGGCGCGCAAGAATCTGGCGCGCGAAAGCTATCTCGTTCGTCAGCGGGTTTCGGCGCGGGTCGATCTCGAACGCGCCGAGGCCGATTATGCCGCGGCACAGGCTGAGGCCCGTCGGGCGCAGGTGTCGGCAGGCGCTGCGCGCATCACCAGCGATGGGCGCGGCGTGATCGTGTCCAGCCCGATCTCCGGCCGGGTGACAATCTCGACCGTCACGCTCGGCGCATTCGTGCAGCCCGAAACCGAATTGTTCAGGGTCGCCGATCCGCGCCTGATTCAGGTGGAAGCAGCAATCAATCCGACCGATGCCGGCCGGCTTTCGGCCGGCGACGCCGCGATCGTGGAGCTTCCTGACGGGCGCACCGTCAACGCGAAGGTTCGCGCGGTCACCCCTTCGGTGAGCGGCGAAACGCGCGCGGCAACTGCCGTGCTCGATGTCGATGGCACCCTGCAGCCTGGCCTCGCGGTGCGAGTCCGCATCCGTCCGAGCCGCGGCGACATCTCCACGTCGATCGTGGTGCCCGAAGAGGCAGTGCAGTCGGTGGAAGGACGCGATGTCGTTTTCGTCCGCACGGCGACCGGCTTCAAGGCGGTTCCTGTCACGACCGGCCGCCGCAGCTCGGGCCGCGTCGAGATCCTGACCGGCCTCACCGCCGGCCAGACGATCGCGACCCGCCAGGCATTCGTCCTCAAGGCCGAAGCCGGCAAGGGCGCGGAGGAGCATTGA